In a single window of the Synechococcus sp. MW101C3 genome:
- the murA gene encoding UDP-N-acetylglucosamine 1-carboxyvinyltransferase has product MTVTAAVAPQLMVNPRLEILGGHRLAGELRVSGAKNSALVLMAACLMSTQPLRLRNIPPLTDIAAMGEILGAFGVKVKRGPDWIELDGAHLTHSTAPYELVNSLRASFFCIGPLLARLGVAKIPLPGGCQIGSRPVIEHVRGLKALGAQVTIDHGVVSAVVPGRSHRLHGGHIHLECPSVGATETLMMAAALAEGETVIHNAALEPEVVDLAGLLIAMGGKVRGAGTPTITIVGVERLHGADYAVIPDRIEAGTFLLAAAITRSELRVAPLIPDHLGAVISKLEEAGCSLEADGIGMTIRADRIQALDLRTQPFPGFPTDLQAPFMSLLATASGTSMVVETIFENRLQHVAELQRMGASIRMQGNTAFVEGVARLSGAPVQGTDLRASAAMVLAGLAADGTTSVQGLEFLDRGYADLEGKLNSVGAVIRRVNG; this is encoded by the coding sequence ATGACCGTGACCGCCGCCGTGGCTCCCCAGCTGATGGTCAATCCCCGCCTGGAGATCCTGGGGGGACACCGTCTGGCCGGCGAGCTGCGCGTGAGCGGCGCCAAGAACTCGGCGCTGGTGCTGATGGCGGCCTGCCTGATGAGCACCCAGCCCCTGCGCCTGCGGAACATCCCTCCGCTCACCGACATCGCGGCGATGGGCGAGATCCTCGGTGCCTTCGGCGTGAAGGTGAAGCGCGGTCCCGACTGGATCGAGCTTGATGGGGCCCATCTCACCCACTCCACCGCCCCCTACGAACTGGTCAACAGCCTGCGGGCCAGCTTCTTCTGCATCGGCCCGCTGCTGGCTCGCCTGGGTGTGGCGAAGATTCCCCTTCCTGGTGGCTGCCAGATCGGTTCCCGTCCGGTCATTGAGCATGTGCGGGGCCTCAAGGCGCTCGGCGCCCAGGTCACCATTGATCACGGTGTGGTCTCGGCCGTGGTGCCCGGCCGCAGCCATCGGCTCCACGGCGGCCACATCCACCTGGAATGCCCCAGCGTCGGCGCCACCGAAACGTTGATGATGGCCGCGGCTCTGGCCGAAGGCGAAACGGTGATCCACAACGCCGCTCTCGAGCCTGAAGTGGTGGACCTGGCCGGCCTGCTGATCGCCATGGGGGGCAAGGTGCGCGGCGCTGGCACCCCCACGATCACGATTGTTGGCGTCGAGCGGCTCCATGGCGCCGATTACGCCGTGATTCCCGATCGCATCGAGGCCGGTACCTTTCTGCTGGCAGCGGCGATCACCCGTTCCGAGCTGCGCGTCGCCCCGCTGATCCCCGACCACCTCGGTGCCGTGATCAGCAAGCTCGAAGAAGCCGGCTGCTCGCTGGAAGCGGATGGGATCGGCATGACCATCCGCGCCGACCGGATTCAGGCCCTCGACCTGCGCACCCAGCCGTTCCCTGGTTTCCCCACCGACCTGCAGGCCCCATTCATGAGCCTGCTGGCCACGGCCTCGGGCACGAGCATGGTCGTCGAGACGATCTTTGAAAACCGCCTGCAGCATGTGGCTGAGCTGCAGCGCATGGGAGCTTCGATCCGCATGCAGGGCAATACGGCGTTCGTGGAGGGGGTGGCCCGGCTCAGCGGCGCTCCCGTGCAGGGCACCGATCTGCGCGCCTCGGCGGCGATGGTGCTGGCGGGTCTGGCCGCCGATGGCACCACCAGCGTGCAGGGCCTGGAGTTCCTCGACCGCGGCTACGCCGATCTGGAAGGGAAGCTCAACAGCGTCGGCGCGGTGATCCGCCGCGTGAATGGCTGA
- the lpdA gene encoding dihydrolipoyl dehydrogenase, which produces MSDSSAFSFDYDVIVIGAGYGGFDAAKHAADHGLRTAIIESRDMGGTCVNRGCVPSKALLAASGRVRELADAKHLQGFGIHAAPVRFERQKIADHANQLVATIRTNLTKTLERSGAVILRGKGRLDGHQRVAVRQSNGVEQVFTARDVIVATGSDPFVPPGIETDGRTVFTSDEAISLEWLPRWIAIVGSGYIGLEFADVYTALGCEVTMIEALDRVMPTFDPDIAKIAARHLIDGRDIDTRAGLLARKVTPGAPVRIELAAMATKELVEVLEVDAVLVATGRVPVSKDLHLASVGVETNRGFIPVNDQLQVLAGETPVPHLWAVGDVTGKMMLAHTAAAQGTVAVDNILGHARAIDYRSIPAATFTHPEISSVGLSEADAKALAAAEGFELGSVRSYFKANSKALAELESDGLMKLLFRKDTGEVLGAHIYGLHAADLIQEVANAVARRQRVGDLATEVHTHPTLSEVVEVAYKQAAMAVA; this is translated from the coding sequence GTGAGCGACAGCAGCGCCTTTTCCTTCGACTACGACGTGATCGTGATCGGCGCCGGCTACGGCGGCTTCGATGCGGCCAAGCATGCGGCCGACCATGGCCTGCGCACGGCGATCATCGAATCGCGTGACATGGGCGGCACCTGCGTGAACCGCGGCTGCGTGCCCTCCAAGGCGCTGCTGGCCGCCAGTGGCCGGGTGCGGGAGCTGGCTGATGCCAAGCACCTGCAAGGTTTCGGCATCCACGCCGCGCCGGTGCGCTTCGAGCGGCAGAAGATCGCCGATCACGCCAATCAGCTGGTGGCCACGATCCGCACCAATCTCACCAAGACCCTGGAGCGGTCGGGGGCCGTGATCCTGCGGGGCAAGGGGCGCCTCGACGGGCATCAGCGGGTGGCGGTGCGCCAGAGCAACGGGGTGGAACAGGTGTTCACCGCCCGCGATGTGATCGTGGCTACCGGCTCGGATCCCTTCGTGCCGCCCGGAATCGAAACCGACGGACGCACGGTGTTCACCAGCGACGAAGCGATCAGCCTGGAGTGGCTGCCCCGCTGGATCGCCATCGTGGGCAGCGGCTACATCGGCCTGGAATTCGCCGATGTGTACACGGCACTGGGTTGCGAGGTCACGATGATCGAGGCGCTCGATCGGGTGATGCCCACCTTTGATCCCGACATCGCCAAGATCGCCGCTCGCCACCTGATCGACGGCCGGGACATCGACACCCGGGCCGGTCTGCTGGCCCGCAAGGTGACCCCGGGGGCGCCGGTACGGATCGAACTGGCCGCCATGGCCACCAAGGAGCTGGTGGAGGTGCTGGAAGTGGATGCGGTGCTGGTGGCCACCGGGCGGGTGCCGGTGAGCAAGGATCTACACCTGGCCAGCGTGGGCGTGGAAACCAACCGCGGCTTCATCCCCGTGAACGACCAGCTCCAGGTGCTGGCGGGCGAGACGCCCGTGCCCCATCTCTGGGCCGTGGGCGACGTGACCGGAAAGATGATGCTGGCCCACACCGCCGCCGCCCAGGGCACCGTGGCAGTGGACAACATCCTTGGCCATGCGCGTGCGATCGACTACCGCTCCATTCCGGCAGCCACCTTCACCCATCCCGAGATCAGCTCGGTGGGCCTGAGCGAAGCCGACGCCAAGGCGCTGGCGGCGGCCGAGGGGTTTGAGCTAGGCAGCGTGCGCAGTTACTTCAAGGCCAACTCCAAGGCGCTGGCGGAACTGGAAAGCGATGGGCTGATGAAGCTGCTGTTCCGCAAGGACACCGGCGAGGTGCTGGGCGCCCACATCTATGGATTGCACGCCGCCGACCTGATTCAGGAGGTCGCCAACGCCGTGGCCCGCCGCCAGCGGGTGGGGGACCTCGCCACGGAAGTGCACACCCACCCCACCCTCAGTGAAGTGGTGGAGGTGGCCTACAAGCAGGCGGCCATGGCCGTGGCCTGA
- a CDS encoding RNA methyltransferase: MHESRGRRDQGRVLLEGTHLIEEAARLGLAAGELLATPAWIEAHQALLHQHPSMAAVLQPVDEAVLAAAATTQHPDGVVLSLALPRPAAPARPGFVLALEQLQDPGNLGTLMRTALAAGVEALWLAGGADPWQPKVVRASAGAALTLPLERLEGLALRLQQARAQGAQVVATTVMARSAPTASEASASGADTAAIPYWQLDWTLPTVLLLGNEGAGLSAELLSCCSHRVTIPHSAAVESLNVAVAAGPLLLERWRQQQERMPVTP, translated from the coding sequence TTGCATGAATCCCGTGGACGGCGCGACCAGGGACGCGTGCTGCTGGAAGGCACCCACCTGATCGAGGAAGCCGCCCGACTTGGCCTGGCCGCGGGCGAACTGCTCGCCACACCCGCCTGGATCGAGGCCCATCAGGCCCTGCTACACCAGCATCCGTCGATGGCGGCGGTGCTGCAGCCGGTGGATGAGGCGGTGCTGGCGGCCGCGGCCACCACCCAGCATCCCGATGGGGTGGTGCTGAGCCTGGCCCTGCCCCGTCCCGCCGCGCCCGCCAGGCCGGGGTTCGTGCTGGCCCTGGAGCAATTGCAGGATCCGGGCAACCTGGGCACCTTGATGCGCACGGCCCTGGCGGCCGGGGTCGAGGCGCTGTGGTTGGCCGGTGGCGCCGACCCCTGGCAACCGAAAGTGGTGCGCGCCTCCGCCGGCGCGGCCCTCACCCTGCCGCTTGAGCGCCTCGAAGGCCTCGCCCTGCGCCTGCAGCAGGCCCGCGCGCAAGGGGCCCAGGTGGTGGCCACCACCGTGATGGCCCGCAGCGCACCCACCGCCTCTGAGGCCAGCGCCTCTGGGGCCGACACTGCCGCGATTCCCTATTGGCAGCTCGACTGGACGCTGCCAACCGTGCTGTTGCTGGGCAACGAAGGTGCAGGGCTGAGCGCCGAGCTGCTCAGCTGTTGCAGCCACCGGGTCACGATTCCCCACAGCGCCGCCGTGGAATCCCTCAACGTGGCCGTGGCGGCCGGGCCCCTGTTGCTGGAACGCTGGCGCCAGCAACAGGAGAGAATGCCGGTCACTCCCTGA